A stretch of Synechococcus sp. WH 8020 DNA encodes these proteins:
- the ruvX gene encoding Holliday junction resolvase RuvX, producing the protein MSPSPRSMLSLDVGRKRIGLAGCDALGITVSPLPALLRRAFKQDLGHLEQVCLTRRVQGLVVGLPLDAAGQFTEQAAHCQRYGQRLAMALKLPLALVNEHSSSWAAAERHGLQGDRSGRLDSAAASLLLEQWIADGPEPELVDMATPSASETVGNEGS; encoded by the coding sequence ATGAGCCCATCTCCCCGTTCCATGTTGAGCCTTGATGTGGGGCGAAAGCGCATTGGGCTGGCTGGTTGTGATGCGTTAGGAATCACCGTGAGTCCACTCCCCGCACTTTTACGCAGGGCGTTTAAGCAAGATCTTGGGCATTTGGAACAGGTTTGCCTGACCCGTCGAGTGCAAGGCCTGGTTGTGGGCTTACCTCTGGACGCAGCGGGTCAATTCACAGAGCAAGCGGCCCATTGCCAGCGCTATGGCCAGCGCTTGGCCATGGCTTTAAAGCTGCCTCTTGCGCTCGTCAATGAACACAGCAGTAGTTGGGCCGCGGCCGAACGTCATGGCTTACAAGGTGATCGCAGCGGCAGACTCGATAGTGCTGCCGCTTCACTCCTCCTTGAGCAATGGATCGCTGATGGGCCAGAGCCTGAACTGGTCGACATGGCGACCCCGTCTGCTAGCGAGACGGTCGGCAATGAAGGATCCTGA
- a CDS encoding F420-0--gamma-glutamyl ligase gives MCTLLLILLLLGIGVLWIEARHRLRPASPLQLRAHDWQVQHTPKSLVLEGLLTITNPHQRMEVMVPELEVIPTLLGNNDLSSLNVQTSITAQHPDEHARPDGYWAAYIVKGRQSTQVKVKLTVSADQEVAIKDRVDSVWVDVQWVNYGPFGRLHRRQGMVVPTRQPEPLQVAHASFRQGDGCAVLPIKTHLLGPLDDTVDVLKHYASGLLQPGDVLTIGETPVAVIQGRYAHPSTVQPSWIARLLCRVFHPTSSLATACGLQTLIDQVGPTRVLVAWSVGFVLKLVGQKGWFYRLAGDQARLIDDITGTTPPYDQTIVLGPDSPSELCNAAAESLGVSVAIVDVNDLGRVKVLASSRGCDEALLHRALKPNPAGNANERTPLVLVRPA, from the coding sequence ATGTGCACGCTGCTGCTGATCTTGCTCCTGCTCGGCATCGGTGTGCTTTGGATTGAGGCGCGGCACAGGCTCAGACCTGCGTCACCCCTTCAATTACGCGCTCACGATTGGCAAGTGCAACACACGCCAAAAAGCCTCGTTCTTGAGGGCTTGTTGACGATCACGAATCCGCATCAGCGCATGGAAGTCATGGTGCCGGAACTTGAAGTAATCCCCACATTGCTCGGAAATAACGACCTCAGTTCACTCAACGTCCAAACCAGCATCACAGCGCAGCACCCTGATGAGCACGCACGACCTGATGGGTATTGGGCCGCTTACATCGTGAAAGGTCGTCAGAGCACTCAGGTGAAGGTGAAACTCACAGTCAGTGCGGATCAAGAGGTTGCGATCAAAGATCGCGTCGACAGCGTTTGGGTTGATGTGCAGTGGGTGAATTATGGGCCGTTTGGCCGTTTACATCGTCGACAGGGCATGGTGGTTCCTACCCGTCAACCCGAACCGCTTCAGGTGGCTCATGCGTCATTTCGTCAGGGTGATGGATGCGCGGTGTTACCCATCAAGACGCATTTGCTCGGTCCTTTAGATGACACGGTTGATGTGCTGAAGCATTACGCAAGTGGTCTGCTTCAGCCTGGAGATGTCCTCACGATTGGGGAAACGCCGGTTGCTGTGATTCAAGGCCGATACGCTCACCCCTCCACTGTTCAGCCAAGTTGGATCGCCCGCTTGCTCTGCCGTGTGTTTCATCCCACCAGCAGCCTCGCAACAGCCTGTGGCCTTCAAACGTTGATCGATCAGGTCGGTCCTACACGTGTTCTGGTGGCTTGGAGTGTGGGGTTTGTTTTAAAACTCGTGGGTCAGAAGGGTTGGTTCTATCGACTTGCTGGTGATCAAGCACGACTCATTGACGACATCACAGGCACCACACCTCCCTATGACCAAACGATTGTTCTTGGTCCGGACTCTCCCTCAGAGCTTTGCAATGCTGCCGCTGAGTCTCTGGGCGTGTCGGTGGCAATCGTTGATGTCAACGATCTAGGTCGGGTCAAAGTGCTGGCTTCCAGTCGTGGTTGCGATGAAGCGTTGCTCCACCGTGCCCTGAAGCCAAACCCTGCTGGTAATGCCAACGAACGCACGCCTCTTGTGTTGGTTCGACCTGCCTAA
- a CDS encoding thylakoid membrane photosystem I accumulation factor, with product MLLPLFSTMPLLSIMRPVLRSLIAVGLSLLLLASPSEAARDTDSYDGNIFALYAGNGSLVPPPTTLKDALENERTSVIVFYLDDSSNSKIFSPVVSELQRLWGRELDLLPFTTDAFQGEDSQDPSEPATYWHGTIPQVVVIDGKGNVLLDEDGQVPLEAINAAISAATGIEAPAQGSTSISFNELNTEVLSR from the coding sequence ATGCTGCTTCCACTGTTCAGCACCATGCCTCTGCTCAGCATCATGCGCCCGGTCCTGCGTTCTCTCATCGCTGTGGGGTTGAGTTTGCTGCTGCTTGCAAGCCCTTCCGAGGCAGCTAGGGACACCGATAGTTATGACGGCAATATTTTTGCGCTGTATGCAGGTAATGGGTCGCTTGTTCCACCTCCGACAACCCTGAAAGACGCTTTAGAGAACGAACGCACCAGCGTGATCGTCTTTTACTTGGATGACAGCAGCAACAGCAAGATTTTTTCCCCTGTTGTGTCTGAACTTCAGCGCTTGTGGGGACGTGAGCTGGATCTTCTGCCGTTTACCACCGATGCCTTTCAAGGTGAGGACAGCCAAGACCCATCCGAACCAGCAACCTATTGGCATGGCACGATCCCGCAGGTTGTGGTGATCGATGGAAAGGGCAATGTCCTGCTCGATGAGGACGGACAGGTTCCTCTTGAAGCCATCAACGCTGCCATCAGCGCAGCCACTGGAATTGAGGCACCTGCCCAGGGCAGCACCAGCATCAGTTTCAACGAGCTCAATACAGAAGTGCTCTCGCGCTGA
- a CDS encoding DUF3685 domain-containing protein, whose protein sequence is MNGIPNKILLIARNLLAESLLSGLAGNKEIVVSVSTDQLDGQPDLVIWSIETVASPALLQLEVIKLQSRWGSAPLLLLLPATLPCDPTDLLSLDCAGLLQDPDLTQLQQSIETLLSGGRVVELTTHPSSESFEPVQSPGLGSWLLMTGLQQINHDLRLIEVLLNPPPENPMLRFMLEGRCRELRSARQLLLWLWGPLQLGLEASVPLQQSSPFREPPGTSIQLKERNGAAVWNAIHQRLETAVTGGLSNATGQMLAIEGLQPERRRELLLALLDQLNAVLQRLRLDQQACVEKRSDQALSEHWQALQPELRQQALCTMAGHYVRLPMGEELSGVADHLLLNTELEDMDEELPNPKRMLAPFLDNQPVLVDGQLLPADDPRALLQLETLVSNWLVRTAELIGSELLGVCGDWPELRRYLLEQRLISTRELERLRNQLNTQSRWQTWIQRPIRLYESQRLLYQLNNGTIAPLLLTEPRDEELRRLGWWQQQVALLLEARDALAPQVQLLVRRVGDLLAVVLTQVIGRAIGLVGRGIAQGMGRSFNRS, encoded by the coding sequence GTGAACGGGATTCCAAACAAGATTTTGCTTATCGCAAGGAATCTGCTTGCTGAATCACTTTTGTCGGGGCTGGCTGGCAACAAAGAGATAGTGGTCTCTGTTTCAACAGATCAGCTGGATGGACAACCTGATCTTGTGATCTGGTCCATTGAAACGGTTGCATCTCCGGCCCTTCTTCAGCTCGAAGTCATCAAGCTTCAAAGCCGTTGGGGATCAGCTCCTCTGCTGTTGTTGCTCCCCGCGACCCTCCCTTGCGATCCCACTGATCTTCTTTCCCTGGACTGCGCGGGATTGCTTCAAGACCCTGATCTCACGCAATTGCAGCAGAGCATTGAGACGCTGCTCTCTGGGGGCAGGGTGGTCGAATTGACGACGCACCCCTCGTCCGAGTCGTTTGAACCTGTCCAGTCACCAGGGCTTGGGTCTTGGTTGTTGATGACTGGGCTTCAACAAATCAATCATGACCTGCGCTTGATCGAGGTCCTGTTGAATCCACCACCAGAGAATCCGATGCTGCGATTCATGCTGGAGGGACGTTGTCGTGAATTGCGCAGTGCCCGTCAGCTGTTGCTCTGGCTTTGGGGTCCATTGCAATTGGGGCTTGAAGCTTCTGTTCCCCTCCAACAATCGTCTCCCTTCCGTGAACCTCCAGGAACTTCGATTCAGTTAAAGGAGAGAAATGGTGCTGCGGTGTGGAACGCCATTCATCAACGCCTTGAAACGGCGGTCACTGGAGGTCTCAGCAACGCGACCGGTCAGATGCTGGCGATTGAAGGTCTTCAGCCTGAGAGACGACGCGAGCTCTTGCTTGCCCTTTTGGATCAGCTCAATGCAGTTTTGCAAAGGTTGCGCCTCGATCAGCAGGCTTGCGTCGAAAAGCGATCCGATCAGGCTCTTTCGGAGCACTGGCAGGCTCTGCAACCTGAATTGCGTCAGCAGGCTTTATGCACGATGGCGGGTCATTACGTCCGCCTTCCCATGGGAGAGGAATTAAGCGGTGTGGCCGATCACCTGCTTCTCAATACCGAGCTCGAAGACATGGATGAGGAACTGCCAAATCCGAAGCGGATGCTGGCTCCTTTCCTTGACAACCAGCCTGTTTTGGTCGATGGACAGCTGTTGCCAGCCGATGATCCCCGCGCCTTGCTGCAGCTTGAAACGTTGGTGAGCAACTGGTTGGTGCGCACAGCGGAACTGATTGGCTCTGAGTTACTTGGCGTCTGTGGAGATTGGCCTGAGTTGAGGCGCTATCTGTTAGAGCAACGCTTGATCTCGACCAGAGAGCTGGAACGTCTACGCAACCAACTCAATACCCAGTCTCGTTGGCAAACCTGGATTCAACGTCCGATTCGCCTCTACGAAAGCCAGCGGCTTCTCTATCAACTCAACAATGGAACGATTGCACCGTTGCTGCTAACCGAACCCAGAGACGAAGAGTTGCGTCGTCTTGGCTGGTGGCAACAACAGGTTGCTCTTCTGCTAGAGGCGCGGGATGCCCTGGCTCCTCAGGTTCAACTTCTCGTCCGCAGAGTGGGTGATTTGCTGGCGGTTGTTCTCACCCAAGTGATTGGTCGGGCCATTGGACTGGTGGGTCGAGGCATCGCTCAAGGAATGGGCCGCAGCTTCAACCGCAGCTGA
- a CDS encoding Fur family transcriptional regulator translates to MSAASSGLQATFELCRKLGMRLSQQRRMVLDLLWTEASHLSARDIFEKLNDQGRRIGHTSVYQNLEALQRAGVIECLDRASGRLYGYRSDPHSHLTCLETGRIEDLDVQLPDELVREIEERTGYTIEAYTLQLSGRPRELDGR, encoded by the coding sequence TTGTCCGCTGCATCCAGTGGACTCCAAGCCACTTTTGAGTTGTGCCGAAAGCTTGGGATGCGCCTCAGTCAGCAGCGGCGGATGGTTCTTGATCTGCTTTGGACTGAAGCCAGCCATTTGAGCGCCAGAGATATTTTTGAAAAGTTGAATGATCAAGGTCGACGAATTGGGCATACATCGGTGTATCAAAACCTCGAAGCTCTCCAGAGAGCTGGGGTGATCGAATGTCTGGATCGGGCCAGTGGTCGCCTTTACGGCTACCGAAGTGACCCCCACAGTCATCTCACCTGCCTCGAGACTGGACGCATTGAGGATCTCGATGTTCAACTGCCTGATGAACTCGTGCGGGAAATCGAGGAGCGCACTGGTTACACAATTGAGGCCTACACCCTTCAACTCAGTGGACGGCCTAGAGAGTTAGATGGGCGCTGA
- the hisA gene encoding 1-(5-phosphoribosyl)-5-[(5-phosphoribosylamino)methylideneamino]imidazole-4-carboxamide isomerase translates to MEIIPAIDLLQGSCVRLHQGDYDQVTRFSDDPLAQAQHWVKQGATRLHLVDLDGARSGQPINDQAVRLIAKELSIPVQLGGGVRSLERAEELLSCGLDRVILGTVALENPELVRTLARRHPHKIVVGIDARNGLVATRGWVEESDVEATALAQHLSTAGIAAIISTDIATDGTLAGPNLEALRAMAQASEVPVIASGGVGCMADLLSLLALEPLGVEGVIVGRALYDGRVDLHEAIQAIGEGRLQDPLSDHSSTIA, encoded by the coding sequence ATGGAGATCATCCCCGCCATCGACCTGTTGCAGGGAAGCTGTGTTCGTCTGCATCAGGGTGACTACGACCAGGTCACTCGCTTTAGCGACGATCCACTTGCACAGGCTCAACACTGGGTGAAACAGGGTGCAACCCGCCTCCATTTGGTGGATCTCGATGGTGCGCGCAGTGGTCAGCCCATCAATGATCAAGCGGTTCGCTTGATTGCCAAAGAGTTATCGATTCCCGTGCAACTGGGTGGCGGAGTGCGGTCGTTGGAGCGGGCTGAAGAGCTGCTCAGTTGTGGACTGGATCGGGTCATTCTCGGCACCGTGGCGCTTGAGAACCCCGAGTTGGTGAGGACCCTTGCTCGCCGCCACCCTCACAAAATTGTGGTGGGCATTGATGCACGCAATGGGCTTGTCGCCACGCGTGGCTGGGTGGAAGAGAGCGACGTGGAGGCCACGGCTCTGGCTCAGCATTTGAGTACGGCGGGCATCGCGGCCATTATCAGCACCGATATTGCAACGGATGGCACGTTGGCTGGTCCGAATCTGGAAGCATTGCGTGCCATGGCTCAAGCGAGTGAGGTGCCCGTCATCGCCTCTGGAGGCGTGGGGTGCATGGCAGATCTGCTTTCGCTCCTAGCCCTGGAACCGTTGGGTGTGGAGGGAGTCATCGTGGGTCGAGCGCTCTACGATGGTCGCGTCGACTTGCATGAAGCTATCCAGGCGATTGGTGAGGGACGTCTGCAAGACCCTCTGAGTGATCACAGCAGCACGATCGCTTGA
- a CDS encoding NAD-dependent epimerase/dehydratase family protein: MKILVMGGTRFVGKPLVARLQDQGHALTLFTRGRLPSPDGVESVQGDRSVDADLEQLKGRGFEVIIDSSGRTLDDSRRVLAMTGAPTHRFLYVSSAGVYAASTQWPLDETAEIDPASRHSGKADTEQWLQEQGIPFTSFRPTYIVGPGNYNPVERWFFDRIVNNQPIPLPGSGDTITQIGHAEDLAEAMARSLEVDAACNRIYNCSASQGISFRGLIEAAAVACGRDPQSLDLRPFDPSGLDPKARKAFPLRLSHFLTDTTRVRRELAWAPRFDACACLVDSYQREYKDQPTSNPDFSADQALIGKA; encoded by the coding sequence ATGAAGATTCTCGTAATGGGTGGCACCCGCTTTGTTGGGAAGCCATTGGTCGCAAGGCTTCAGGACCAGGGGCATGCACTCACCCTGTTCACACGAGGTCGCCTTCCCTCACCCGACGGAGTGGAGTCAGTTCAAGGAGATCGCAGCGTTGATGCCGATCTCGAACAACTCAAGGGACGCGGCTTTGAGGTCATCATCGACAGCTCGGGACGCACTTTGGACGACAGTCGTCGCGTCTTAGCGATGACAGGCGCCCCCACCCATCGCTTTCTATACGTGAGTTCCGCCGGGGTCTATGCCGCATCGACGCAATGGCCGTTGGATGAAACAGCTGAGATCGATCCCGCCAGTCGACATTCCGGCAAGGCTGACACCGAACAATGGCTCCAAGAGCAGGGGATCCCCTTCACCAGCTTCCGTCCCACCTACATCGTGGGGCCTGGGAATTACAACCCAGTGGAGCGCTGGTTCTTTGACCGAATCGTGAATAATCAGCCGATTCCCCTTCCAGGATCAGGAGACACCATCACCCAGATCGGCCATGCAGAAGACCTTGCTGAGGCGATGGCTCGCTCGCTTGAGGTGGATGCAGCTTGCAATCGGATCTACAACTGCAGCGCAAGCCAGGGCATCAGCTTCCGCGGCTTGATCGAAGCGGCAGCCGTGGCCTGTGGGCGAGACCCTCAAAGCTTGGATTTACGACCATTCGACCCCAGTGGACTGGACCCCAAAGCGCGCAAGGCCTTCCCTCTAAGGCTGAGTCACTTTTTGACCGACACCACCAGGGTCAGGCGTGAGCTGGCTTGGGCGCCGCGGTTTGACGCTTGTGCCTGTCTTGTTGACAGTTATCAACGGGAGTACAAAGACCAACCCACATCCAATCCAGACTTCAGCGCTGACCAGGCTTTGATCGGTAAGGCTTGA
- a CDS encoding CDP-alcohol phosphatidyltransferase family protein — protein sequence MISPWRLWADRLTLARALMGLPLLLALALQYDALAWWFLLLGGWSDAADGWLARRADGGSTWGARLDPLADKLLISAPLIWLAAEGILPVWAVWLLLARELLISGWRGDSSDGAPASAAGKAKTILQFLSLALMLWPPLWGDPALVQALRVVGVGMFWPSLVLALWSAWGYLKPYRSKPGQR from the coding sequence TTGATCTCTCCATGGCGCCTCTGGGCCGATCGACTCACCCTGGCGCGAGCCCTGATGGGACTCCCGCTTCTTCTCGCTTTGGCGTTGCAATACGACGCGTTGGCCTGGTGGTTCTTGTTGCTTGGAGGCTGGAGCGATGCAGCGGATGGGTGGTTGGCGAGACGTGCCGACGGTGGCAGCACCTGGGGTGCCCGGCTTGACCCTCTCGCTGACAAGTTGTTGATCAGCGCACCGCTGATCTGGTTGGCGGCAGAAGGAATCCTTCCGGTCTGGGCGGTTTGGCTTTTGCTGGCCCGTGAATTGCTGATCTCTGGCTGGCGTGGTGACAGCAGTGATGGGGCACCAGCATCCGCTGCAGGTAAAGCGAAAACAATCCTCCAATTCCTCAGCCTTGCCCTCATGCTTTGGCCCCCGTTGTGGGGAGATCCAGCACTCGTTCAAGCTTTAAGAGTGGTTGGCGTGGGTATGTTTTGGCCCTCGTTGGTTTTGGCTTTGTGGTCAGCTTGGGGGTATCTCAAGCCTTACCGATCAAAGCCTGGTCAGCGCTGA
- a CDS encoding CBS domain-containing protein has translation MVLQQTVKEVMSSPVLTVTPETSLKDAVSLLSDHHISGLPVVNESGLLIGELTEQDLMVRESGVDAGPYVMLLDSVIYLKNPLNWDKQVHQVLGTTVGDLMGRDLHSCSESLPLPKAASLLHERSTQRLIVVDDNKHPVGVLTRGDIVRALASGQP, from the coding sequence ATGGTGCTTCAGCAGACGGTCAAGGAGGTGATGTCATCCCCCGTATTGACTGTGACACCAGAAACGTCATTAAAAGATGCCGTGAGTCTGCTGAGCGATCACCACATCAGTGGCCTGCCGGTGGTGAATGAGAGCGGCCTTCTGATCGGTGAGCTCACGGAACAAGACCTCATGGTTCGTGAAAGCGGAGTCGATGCCGGCCCCTACGTGATGCTTTTGGACAGCGTGATCTATCTGAAGAACCCGCTCAACTGGGACAAACAGGTTCATCAGGTCCTTGGCACCACTGTTGGCGATCTGATGGGACGTGACCTTCACAGCTGTTCAGAAAGTCTCCCTCTTCCCAAAGCAGCATCGTTACTGCATGAGCGCAGCACCCAGCGACTGATTGTGGTGGACGACAACAAACACCCCGTGGGTGTGCTGACACGGGGTGACATCGTCCGAGCCCTAGCCTCAGGGCAGCCTTAG
- a CDS encoding L,D-transpeptidase, translating into MSSSWIRRVALCIGLAVVASATQLPARAEKSIEISLKDRYLKLLDSGVVVARYPVAIGAPESPTPAGSYEITRMEDAPVYHKKGKVIAPGPKNPVGVRYMAYFQLGSGEYAIHGTAWPNWVNLRAAVSLGCIRMLNKDVITLFNQVDVGTPVVVTSK; encoded by the coding sequence ATGTCAAGTTCCTGGATACGCCGAGTGGCTCTTTGCATCGGTCTCGCGGTGGTTGCTTCGGCGACGCAGCTACCAGCCCGCGCTGAGAAGAGCATCGAAATCAGCTTGAAGGATCGTTATTTGAAGCTGCTGGATTCCGGGGTTGTGGTCGCTCGCTATCCCGTTGCCATTGGAGCGCCTGAATCACCAACGCCAGCAGGGAGCTACGAGATCACCCGCATGGAAGATGCGCCGGTTTATCACAAGAAAGGAAAGGTCATCGCACCTGGTCCCAAGAATCCTGTTGGAGTGCGTTACATGGCCTACTTCCAGCTTGGATCCGGTGAATACGCCATCCACGGAACAGCCTGGCCCAACTGGGTCAATCTCAGAGCTGCTGTCAGTCTTGGCTGCATTCGCATGCTCAACAAAGACGTGATCACCCTGTTCAATCAAGTGGACGTCGGAACTCCCGTCGTTGTGACATCCAAATAA
- the pdeM gene encoding ligase-associated DNA damage response endonuclease PdeM: MQPRHGEPRREGYGLCWSWQQERLEFLAEKALWRPEGHELLIADLHLGKAEVFQAHGIPLPSDGDRGTLNPLLDLCERLQPKTLIILGDLVHGPLGLTSSLRETLAALPELTGCPITLVGGNHDRHCRMLGLIQQPSYRLGQLWLSHEPEHAPASSCQHDRLLNICGHLHPVANLSSGSDRLRLPCFAYDSSEARLLIPAFGELTGGQECDQLDRKWLVAEGTIVPWQNPESRARKKRLVR; this comes from the coding sequence ATCCAGCCAAGACACGGTGAACCTCGGCGAGAAGGGTATGGCCTGTGCTGGAGCTGGCAGCAGGAGCGGCTTGAATTTCTTGCTGAAAAGGCTCTCTGGCGACCTGAAGGGCATGAGCTTTTGATTGCCGATCTGCATTTGGGCAAAGCCGAAGTGTTTCAAGCCCATGGCATTCCCTTACCGAGTGATGGGGATCGCGGCACGTTGAATCCGTTGCTTGACCTCTGCGAACGGCTACAGCCCAAGACGCTCATCATCCTTGGGGATCTCGTCCACGGCCCCCTTGGGTTGACCTCCTCGCTTCGCGAGACGCTGGCGGCACTTCCTGAGCTCACTGGTTGCCCCATCACCCTGGTAGGTGGCAACCATGATCGTCACTGCCGCATGTTGGGTTTGATTCAGCAACCGAGTTATCGCCTCGGGCAACTTTGGCTCAGCCATGAACCGGAGCATGCACCCGCTTCTTCCTGCCAACACGATCGTTTGCTTAATATTTGCGGCCACCTTCATCCTGTTGCGAACCTCAGCTCTGGGAGTGATCGCCTTCGTCTTCCCTGCTTTGCCTACGACTCTTCTGAGGCGAGATTGTTGATTCCGGCCTTTGGTGAGTTGACGGGAGGGCAAGAATGCGATCAGCTTGACCGCAAATGGTTGGTGGCTGAGGGCACCATTGTTCCTTGGCAGAACCCAGAATCCCGAGCTCGAAAAAAAAGGCTGGTCCGGTGA
- a CDS encoding transporter substrate-binding domain-containing protein → MLRTLLLTGIVLISLPIQTVAKELRVGVSGSPPFVMDEDGKLSGISIEIWKDVAKRLDQPYKFVIQPNTNANVKAVADGSVDLAIGPISITPNRLANPKIDFTQPYFHGYEGLLIPQKPPGIITRLRPFIGWAALSSVGILVSLLFIFGNLIWLAERRKNTEQFPRQYLHGVGNGMWFGLVTLTTVGYGDRAPLSRTGRTIAGIWMVMSLVAVSSITAGLASAFTLSLAELAPSAIRNKADLRGKKIAVVEGTTSLRWGKLYDINPVLTKNLNEGINILKQGKVEGVIFDAAPLRHYLKENEMSKLKLANFPLAIQTYGFVLPMGSPLRNPLNIELLGMERNGETQRIESNLLD, encoded by the coding sequence GTGTTACGTACGCTTTTGCTCACAGGAATCGTCCTGATTTCACTCCCCATTCAGACAGTCGCTAAAGAGTTGCGGGTGGGAGTGAGTGGATCTCCTCCATTTGTCATGGATGAGGATGGCAAACTGAGCGGGATCAGTATTGAAATTTGGAAGGACGTTGCAAAGCGTCTCGATCAACCCTACAAATTTGTTATTCAGCCAAACACCAATGCGAATGTAAAAGCTGTTGCTGATGGCAGTGTTGATCTCGCCATCGGTCCAATCAGCATTACTCCAAACCGATTAGCGAATCCAAAAATTGATTTTACGCAACCGTATTTTCATGGCTACGAGGGCTTACTGATCCCTCAGAAACCCCCTGGAATCATCACACGTCTACGTCCATTTATTGGCTGGGCTGCGTTGTCATCAGTCGGCATCCTTGTTTCGCTTCTATTTATTTTTGGAAATCTGATTTGGCTGGCTGAGCGACGCAAAAACACGGAACAATTTCCACGCCAATATCTACATGGCGTTGGGAACGGAATGTGGTTTGGGCTGGTCACACTGACCACAGTCGGATACGGAGATCGAGCGCCACTTTCAAGAACTGGCCGCACCATTGCAGGAATTTGGATGGTGATGTCACTTGTGGCAGTCTCATCAATCACAGCAGGACTGGCTTCGGCATTTACCTTGTCTCTCGCAGAACTTGCTCCTTCAGCAATTCGAAACAAAGCAGATTTAAGAGGTAAAAAAATCGCCGTTGTAGAAGGGACTACAAGCCTTAGATGGGGGAAATTATACGATATCAATCCGGTCTTAACAAAGAATTTAAACGAAGGAATCAATATTCTAAAGCAAGGAAAAGTCGAGGGGGTTATTTTTGACGCAGCACCTCTACGCCACTACCTCAAAGAAAACGAAATGAGCAAATTAAAACTAGCAAACTTTCCATTGGCTATTCAGACCTATGGCTTCGTACTGCCGATGGGCAGCCCATTAAGAAACCCACTCAATATTGAGTTGTTAGGCATGGAACGCAACGGTGAAACACAAAGAATTGAAAGCAATTTATTAGATTGA
- a CDS encoding ribbon-helix-helix domain-containing protein, producing the protein MSFLESLLHELQDQLAPVDSSISAGQVAESATSERLNVTLPAGIMSRLKQQALKEGRSCSSLATFLIEDGLRRHTVIR; encoded by the coding sequence GTGTCGTTTTTAGAAAGTCTTCTGCATGAGTTGCAGGATCAGCTGGCTCCTGTGGACTCTTCAATCAGTGCAGGCCAAGTGGCCGAGTCGGCCACGTCTGAGCGTCTCAACGTGACTCTTCCTGCTGGCATTATGAGCCGGCTCAAACAACAAGCCCTTAAGGAAGGGAGGAGCTGTAGCAGTTTGGCAACATTTCTGATAGAGGATGGTTTAAGGCGTCACACTGTTATTCGGTAA
- a CDS encoding PCC domain-containing protein, which produces MDTLTLHLEPGQDLLRSVAEVAQEKRISGFLLGVVGNLSKASFQCPGRDKPTVLEGELEIITLNGTFDADGVHLHLSLSDGACQVWGGHLEPGSLIMKGADLLLGVLKQGQEAGQRAKTRLEIAVLPGCPWCDSGLRLLEAYKIPHKVITVDNDLTFQQCKQRSGMNTFPQVFIDGATVGGFDSLEKLQRSGELLSLK; this is translated from the coding sequence ATGGATACGCTGACGCTTCATCTTGAGCCAGGCCAAGACCTACTGCGATCCGTTGCTGAGGTAGCCCAAGAGAAGAGGATCAGCGGATTTTTATTAGGAGTTGTTGGAAATCTATCAAAGGCATCCTTTCAATGCCCTGGACGAGATAAGCCAACAGTTCTAGAAGGTGAACTTGAAATCATCACCTTAAATGGAACCTTTGATGCAGATGGAGTTCATCTCCACTTAAGTCTTTCTGATGGTGCATGTCAGGTTTGGGGAGGCCATCTCGAACCAGGCTCACTGATAATGAAAGGCGCAGATCTTCTACTGGGGGTTCTCAAACAGGGTCAAGAAGCAGGACAACGAGCCAAAACACGGCTAGAGATCGCAGTGCTGCCAGGATGTCCATGGTGCGACAGTGGGCTGCGACTCTTAGAGGCTTACAAGATTCCACACAAAGTCATTACTGTAGATAATGACCTCACCTTTCAACAGTGTAAGCAACGCAGTGGGATGAATACCTTCCCACAAGTGTTTATTGATGGAGCCACGGTGGGTGGTTTCGATAGCCTGGAAAAGCTGCAACGTTCAGGCGAATTGCTCTCACTAAAATAA